One Streptomyces coeruleorubidus DNA segment encodes these proteins:
- a CDS encoding serine hydrolase domain-containing protein, protein MRDGTPERAGLDPGELRHLVREVHVLTTGQRPWAPGAVVVVGRGPVIAVEEAAGWAVRYSAYDEDTDAGVELPAEDRVPMTVGTPFDLASLTKLFTAVAAVQQIERGTLGIDARVGAYLPDFTAAARHGITVRQLLTHTSGLRPELPLYDCADDAERLAALRAEAPVAVPGTYRYSDLNMLLLQHVLERITGRTLDVLFRDGITRPLGMTATEFGPCPGAAATEDQRRPWAKADRGMLRGEVHDENAWALGGVAGHAGLFSTGRDLAVFCRALLAGGSYGPARILGPDFVDLLFTPPGLGFSLDQPWFMGDLAGRGAAGHTGFTGTSLVLDPATDTYLILLTNAVHPRRRRPDSAPRAAAGSRVARAVRGM, encoded by the coding sequence CTGCGCGACGGCACGCCGGAACGGGCCGGACTCGACCCCGGGGAACTGCGCCACCTGGTCCGGGAGGTCCACGTCCTCACCACCGGGCAGCGCCCCTGGGCGCCGGGCGCGGTCGTGGTCGTCGGACGCGGCCCGGTGATCGCGGTGGAGGAGGCGGCGGGCTGGGCCGTGCGGTACTCGGCCTACGACGAGGACACCGACGCCGGTGTGGAACTGCCTGCCGAGGACCGCGTCCCGATGACCGTCGGCACTCCCTTCGACCTGGCGTCCCTGACCAAACTGTTCACAGCCGTGGCCGCCGTGCAGCAGATCGAGCGCGGCACCCTGGGCATCGACGCGCGGGTGGGGGCGTACCTGCCCGACTTCACGGCCGCCGCCCGGCACGGCATCACCGTACGGCAGCTGCTCACCCACACCTCCGGGCTGCGGCCCGAACTCCCGCTGTACGACTGCGCCGACGACGCCGAGCGGCTGGCGGCACTGCGGGCGGAGGCGCCGGTCGCGGTCCCGGGCACGTACCGCTACTCCGACCTGAACATGCTGCTCCTCCAGCACGTCCTGGAACGCATCACCGGCCGCACGCTCGACGTCCTCTTCCGCGACGGCATCACCCGGCCGCTGGGCATGACGGCGACGGAGTTCGGGCCGTGCCCCGGGGCGGCGGCGACGGAGGACCAGCGGCGGCCGTGGGCCAAGGCGGACCGGGGGATGCTGCGGGGCGAGGTGCACGACGAGAACGCCTGGGCGCTGGGCGGCGTGGCGGGCCACGCGGGCCTGTTCTCCACAGGCCGGGACCTCGCGGTGTTCTGCCGCGCCCTCCTCGCCGGCGGCTCCTACGGCCCCGCCCGCATCCTCGGCCCCGACTTCGTCGACCTCCTCTTCACCCCGCCGGGCCTGGGCTTCTCCCTCGACCAGCCCTGGTTCATGGGCGACCTGGCGGGTCGCGGCGCGGCGGGCCACACGGGCTTCACGGGCACGTCCCTCGTTCTCGACCCGGCGACGGACACGTACCTCATCCTCCTCACCAACGCGGTCCACCCACGCCGCCGCCGTCCGGACAGCGCGCCGAGGGCGGCGGCGGGGTCGCGGGTGGCTCGGGCGGTGCGGGGGATGTGA
- a CDS encoding multidrug effflux MFS transporter, translating to MPEGGASIPNTAQGAAAGTERPDLTPHRRTGLLVTFLLGSLTAVPPLAMDMYLPALPEVTRSLQSPAATVQLTLTTCLAGMALGQLVVGPMSDRWGRRRPLLAGLGVFIVATVLCALAPTVELLVAFRLAQGLAGAAAIVIARAVVRDLYDGMAMARFFSTLMLISGVAPIVAPLIGGQVLRVTDWRGVFIVLTVIGILIGALVWTRLPETLPPAQRHSGGVGEALRAMRGLLADRSFAGYTLTGGFAFAALFAYISASPFVIQEIYGASPQTFSLLFGVNSVGLVLVGQINGKVLVGRVSLDRVLGIGLSIVVTAATALLLMSLGVFGEVPLAPVAVALFVLMSAMGITLPNTQALALMRTKHAAGSASALLGTSSFLIGAIASPLVGVAGEDTAVPMAVVQLAAALVALACFVGMCRPWKTERKTDGQTDGKTDSRRVNAEGADS from the coding sequence GCGTCCATACCGAACACCGCGCAGGGGGCCGCAGCCGGGACGGAGCGGCCCGACCTCACACCGCACCGCCGCACCGGGCTCCTCGTCACCTTCCTCCTCGGAAGCCTGACCGCCGTACCTCCGCTGGCGATGGACATGTACCTCCCGGCCCTGCCGGAGGTCACCCGTTCCCTGCAGTCGCCCGCCGCGACCGTCCAGCTCACCCTCACCACCTGCCTGGCCGGCATGGCGCTCGGCCAGCTCGTCGTCGGTCCGATGAGTGACCGCTGGGGACGCCGTCGCCCCCTCCTCGCCGGGCTCGGCGTCTTCATCGTCGCCACCGTCCTGTGCGCTCTCGCGCCCACCGTCGAACTCCTCGTCGCCTTCCGGCTGGCGCAGGGCCTCGCGGGCGCGGCCGCCATCGTCATCGCCCGGGCCGTCGTCCGCGACCTGTACGACGGCATGGCCATGGCCCGCTTCTTCTCCACCCTCATGCTGATCTCCGGGGTCGCCCCGATCGTGGCGCCGCTCATCGGCGGGCAGGTCCTGCGCGTGACGGACTGGCGGGGCGTGTTCATCGTCCTGACGGTCATCGGCATCCTCATCGGGGCCCTGGTCTGGACGAGGCTGCCCGAGACCCTGCCGCCCGCTCAGCGCCACAGCGGCGGCGTCGGCGAGGCCCTGCGCGCGATGCGCGGCCTGCTCGCCGACCGCTCCTTCGCCGGCTACACCCTCACCGGCGGCTTCGCCTTCGCCGCCCTGTTCGCCTACATCTCGGCGTCCCCGTTCGTCATCCAGGAGATCTACGGCGCCTCCCCGCAGACGTTCAGCCTGCTGTTCGGCGTCAACTCGGTCGGGCTGGTCCTCGTCGGCCAGATCAACGGCAAGGTCCTCGTCGGCCGGGTCAGCCTGGACCGCGTCCTCGGGATCGGCCTGTCGATCGTCGTCACCGCCGCGACCGCGCTGCTGCTGATGTCCCTCGGGGTGTTCGGCGAGGTCCCTCTCGCGCCCGTCGCCGTCGCGCTGTTCGTGCTGATGTCCGCGATGGGCATCACCCTGCCCAACACCCAGGCCCTCGCCCTGATGCGTACCAAGCACGCCGCCGGCTCGGCGTCCGCCCTGCTCGGCACGTCGTCCTTCCTCATCGGCGCGATCGCCTCCCCGCTCGTCGGCGTCGCCGGGGAGGACACGGCCGTCCCGATGGCCGTCGTCCAACTGGCCGCCGCCCTGGTGGCACTGGCCTGCTTCGTGGGAATGTGCCGACCCTGGAAGACGGAACGGAAGACCGACGGGCAGACGGACGGGAAGACGGACAGCAGGCGCGTGAACGCGGAGGGAGCAGACAGCTGA